aatctgtaaatatttgtgaaataaaggaAGGATTAAACGAATGGAAGGTTTATAGGAAAGTTCTTGGTAACCTCTGAAGTCCACAGGGAACAGGAACAAAAACACATACTGCTTTGAAGTCCAGTTCCCTGCTCATTGTAAGGGCAGGCTGGACTCTGTCCTCGGACAAGGCCCTGGGGGTTCTGGGAGAGACCACTCTGGAGCTGCTTGATGCAGACGCAGGACAAATCTTCACTCAGCAACCAGACACATGGGGAGTCTAAATGAACCTCGGAGAGCGGTATCCGTGCTCTGTAGGTGCACATGCATCACCTGGGATGACTAACGTGCAGATTCTGAATCACTGGCCTGGAGTGGTCCCAATACTTTGCGTATCTAGCCAACCCCAGGGCGTTGCTGCTGCCGCCTCAGGGACCACTCTTGGGGTGCAGCAAGGGCACCACGGCTCTTCCTCGTGCCCAGGGGCATTCCTACAGACACCAGTGCACCCCTaattttctttctgcattctttTGTGAGGTTTCCCGGAGAGAAACCTCACAAAATGAGAGAATATTCTGAAGAGATATGGATGAGAGATGAGCGCATATTCTGAAGGGCTTGCTGAACCGGAGGCAGGCAGGCTCCAGCAACCTTGCAGCCCAGCAGTTAGTGGGGAGCTGACTTAGAGGGAACCCCGCAAAGCCAGTGGGTTCTGAAGGTGACTCTGAGATTACCTTTGCTTCACTGTTTGGTGCTGTAATTCCTCTCTGCTCTCCTGGGACCCTGGAGACCATGTGGCTGAGGCCATTCTCCTATGAACGGTGGTTGCCCAATCGAAGGGAGGGTTGCTACCAAGGCTGGGGCGAAACAGACCAATGGAGACTGTCTGGACCCTGAGAAGAGGATGAAAGATGGTGGGGGTGAGAGGCATATGGCCCTGGAGTGTCAATTTGAGGGCCCTGGTGACAGGTGGCACCCAGGACATGTTATCTCCCCACAAGCATCCTCAGAAGTACTTGCAGAAGGTAGAGAATCACCCGCTGTCCTGTTGGATAGAGGTTTTACccacagttttaaagaaaattctgccTCTCCCCTGGTTGGGGAACTTGAGGGCCCTCAGTTATGCTGTGGCAAGGTTACTGGTCATTCCTAGTGTCCGTGCTCTTCTCCACTTTCATGGTAACAGAATCCCAAGTGTTTCGCTTGGACATGGCTACCCCACGTGCACCCTCTGCCCAGCACCCTTTGCAGCTAGGTGTGGCCATGACACCCAGTCCTGGCCAATGGAACAAAGTGGAAAGATCAAAGTAACGTAATGGTCACTTCTTCCCTCCCAAAGGGAAGGGTGTGGGCTCCCTGCCCCGTTGCCCTTTGTATTGGCTGGAAAGTAGACATGGCAGTGCGCCATCTTGCAGAGGCCAACAGCCACTGGGATGGCAGAACCGGCAGGGGAGCCTGGGATCCTGACAAAGCGGAGCTGCCCCCTCAACCCACTGTCTCCATCTGGATTTACACGAGACGGTAATAAACTTCGTTCTTGTTTCAGGGATTCTGTATAACACACGTTCAGGACCGGGTGGAACGCAGTGATAGTACCCATGCTTAGCATGGGGGAGGGCCTGTGTTCAGTCTCCAGCTCAAATAAGATAAGGTATGTCTTCAACAGAAAACGGGGAGCCCGAAATGATAAGCATCATCACATGGGGAAGGGCGGGACCGACTCTGACCCACAGATGACTGATCTTTACAACCAACACTTGCTCGGTAGGTCCTCAAAGGATGTCGTGCCACAGAAAACCCTGTCATCACGATCGTGAGCCCAGTAACGGTGTTTCAGTCAATGACGGACAGGACGTCTGGAGGCGGTTCCCTAAGATCACAATGGAGGCGGAGCAGCCGAGCCTCGCCCGGGCATTCCTCCGACTTGCAGAGTCGCGGCTGTGGCAGACCTTCCACGCTGCCCGCCattcaaagtgcagtctgtacaATTCCGTTCAGGGCACGAGGCTTGAGGGCGAGGGAGGGTGAGGGGGACCACCGTGGCGCCCGTCCTGGGTTTACCACGCTAGACCTTTTTGCATTTTAGAGCGAATGTCTGTTTGTAAAAATCAAGTTGACTATAGAGCATCTGCCCCGCACACCAGCAGCAGCCCCAGATGTGGCGTTTACCGCGTCTGGAGGCCACATGAAGCAAGGATCTGCACCAGCCGGGTGTGTGACAGCGCCCTCCCTGATGTCCGTACAGGGACAAAGCCACTTGACAACACGTTTCTTAGAACAAGTCTCCATCACCAAGCACACTGGGCTGACTGTATTCTACCTGACTTTTAGAGGCACTTACCAGGGAAATGTTGTGATCTACGTCTTAGGCACCAGGAGAGGGAGGGTTAGGGATTTCCAGTGATTTGCTCCAGGTGAGGGAGGCCATGAGTAGCACCTTCAGGATTCAAGTCAGGCCTACCTCATGCCAAAGCTACAACCTCACCACCAGTCAGTGGTTTCCAAACTGGGTTCTGTGGAACCCCAAGGGTTCCACTGAAGTTTTTCAGAAGTTGTTGTGATGGGGGCGGGTGATTTTGTGGAATGAAGAGATGGCTTCCCCACCCCAAGACAGATCTGAGATTGTATAAGAGAAAGACCTGAAGGGAACCCAATGGCAGGGATGAGGGACAACCAGCTGTTGGGGAGAATCAATGGCAAGGTGCAGAAGGATGAAGTCCTAGCCCCAATGGAGGCCCCAGTGACACATGGCACCTGGAGACAAGGACCCCACAGTGCTTGTGCTCAGAGCTggtctcccccaccccatttctaGGTGTACCTCTAGGGAGGCACAGAGTCCTGAGACCACCCCCCATGGGGAGGATGCTCAGAATGCAAGTTGATGCCAGAAAAATAGAgtcctgtatttttaaaacttacatctGTTTTCATGGAGAttcacatcacacacacacaaacacagagaggaaagaaatggCTCAGAAATACACCCCAATGTCAGCGGGGGGCCCTCTCTGGGCGATAAACTTCCAGGGGATATTTTTGATGTCttcttattttctggttttctccattttcctcagTGAGCATTTCATAAACAGAAATCTCACTAATGAGACAGTGGTTttgatgttgcttttttttttttttttttaatgttagcaaAAGTTAGGGGCTATTCCTGAACTGGTTGTTCTGCAATATCTTGTAAATCCATGTTACCAGGAATTGGTATCAGGCCATTTCCACCTGAGAACAGAGCACTCCCTTGTCCTGCTCAGTATTTCCTAAGCAGGGGGAGGAGTCCTCGCTGGGGTAAAGAGGCTCGGCCGTGGGGAGGATCCAGCACTCCAGGCCACGGCTTCAGGTCCTCCTCTGTGTCCAGCCGGCCCTCCTGCCAGGTAATCCTGAGGCCTCAGGCCTTCTTTCTTGGAGCAAAGGACTCCATTTCTCCAGGATGGGGCTAGGCCAGGCCTGAAAtgtgtggggtgggtgggggccGGGAGCCCTGCAGGTGGCTGCTGGGTGGCAAGGGGCAGCTCTGGGGCTGACACCTCCTCTCTCCCAGGGGagccctctcctccctggggCTGCGTCTTCATGCCTGCAAAGTGTGGAGGTCACCCCTGGGCAACATGGGTGGATTCTGCATGGAGCCAGCTGGAGTCTGGGCCTCAGCGGGAAGAGGCACAGGGTGCCCGCTCAGAACCCAGGGCTCGTGATGATTACAGTGGGTCCCTCTGGGCAGAGCAGCAGGCTACTGGTGATTTTAGGGTCTCCATGGGAGCCGCCTGGAGGTTGAGACTTCACTTTCCCATCAAGGCCCCTGagccagacagacagacaggctgCATCTCTGTCCTGAAATAGAAAGACAGGCAACTCAGAAACAGCCAGACCTCTAACAACCCAAACACACCAGCCCTTCTTCTCTGGAAAACATTTGGGtgtaaaatatcatttaatgCTTTTCCAAAGCAATGGTCTCCTCAGCCTGAGAGTAAACAAATAGCTGAGTCAACCAAGTTGCCACAGTCTCTGGGCCTGTCTGAAGCCACTTCCATTGCCCTGGGTGACAGCAGCTCAGCGgcccccatctcctcctccccacccttcctcctggctcctcctctcccccctccccaacACTCAAGCTGTGCCTTTGCCCCTGAACACTGGCACAGAGTGGGCAGGAGCTGCAGGTGAGCTCGCCGTTTGCTTTGAGCTCAGCTCTCGGGCCCTAGCCCAGGGGAGTGGCAGGAGGTGGCCCTTTGGAACACCTTTTATGAGGCACTCCTTCATCACAGACCTTACCCAAGCCTCTCTACGTGTAGCGTGGAGACAGAGACCGAGGCCAGAGAGGTTCAGTCACCTGTTTGCTACCACACAGCAATCACCCAAAGGAAATCCAGCCCAGGTCAGAAATTCTGAGGCACACTCTGCTCTCCCTCCAGCAAGAGGTCTTCCAGGCCTGTGGTGGCATGATCACATGGTAACCTGGCGGGGGTAAAGGGAACATTCCATCTGCTGTTGCTCTTTACACCATTTTCAGGGCCGCCAGCCTCCAGGCCCCACACCCGCTGTCTTCTGAGTCTCTCTCAACTAACCCTCACTACGACCAGGCGCCACACAGTGGAGGGTCTGCCCAGGGCTATCGTCATCAAAGGGAGAGGTCCCCTTCCTTCTCACCCTGCTCGGGTCAGCCCGCTGAGCAGGGGGAGGCATTCTGAGGGTCTCATCTTGCAGCCACCTGCAGTGCCTCCACCCGCTGGCATGCCACCCCCCCGCACACCCTACCTCTCTTCCCGGTTTCCCATTGGGAACAATGACCAAAGTGACTGCACTTACCTCTAAAGGTGAAAGGGGCACAGGGTGTAATGTGCGTGCTGGGTGCAGGGACGGTACCTAAGTGGGTCACAGAGACAGCAAGAGGTGGCAGACAGGGACAGAGTGCAGGCCAGGTGGGAGGAGGGGCGGCTGTCTGGTGCCAACAGCCCTCTCAGACTTACAGGATCTTTGCTTTTCAGAGTAGAGACAATGCCACTCCTCCTGGCTCTAGGGTTCTTGGTGGCAGGGTTCTGTCCTGCTGTCCTCTGCCACCCATGTGCCGTACCAGGTCCAGGGACTCTGGCCCAGAAGGGGTCAGAGAAAGACGCAACGCCCTCGAACAACCTGAGATTAGCCTCCAGCAACGCCAACTTCACCTTCAGCCTCTACAAACAGTTGGCTTCCACGAAGCCCAGTGAGAACGTCGTCTTCTCCCCACTGAGCATCTCGACTGCCCTGGTCTTCCTGTCCCTGGGGGCCCGCAACACCACGCTGACGGAGATTCTCCAGGGCCTCAAGTTCGACCTCACAGAAACCTCCGAGGCAGAAATCCACCAGGGCTTCCAGCATCTCCTGCACGCCCTCAGCCGGCCCAGCGAGCAACTGCAGCTCAGCACGGGCAACGCCATGTTCATCCAGGACCATATGGAGGTGCTGACCAAGTTCAGTGAGGACACCCAGCGCCTGTATGAGGCCCAGGCCCTCATCACCAACTTCCAGAACCCGAATGCCGCAGAGAAGAGCATCAACGACTACGTGAAGAAGAAAACCCAGGGGAGAATTGCAGAGCTGATCAGGGAACCGAGCCCCCAGACCATGATGGTCCTGGTGAATTACatcttctttaaaggtgagtGCCAGCCTGGGGCAGAGGACGCGGGCTCCAAGCTCGGAGCTTCCTGGCCCGGCTCGGAGAGCCAGCCGCCACTAGAGAGGAGGTGCCCAGGGTTTGGGGGACTTGGGCACCAGACCGCACCCTGACCATGGTCCTCATCTTCTCCCCTGGGCTGTGGGCCTCTCCCTGTGGTTCCAGCACAAGACCTCAGGTTGTCCCATGAACCCTGTGTCTAGGTTGAACTTGCTCAGCAGACAGAAGGAAGAGGCTCTCCTTCCAAATCCCATCAGGGTAGGCAGGAACCACAGCCGGTCCTTGTCCCCATGCTGCCAAATGTGGGCGGGAAGACCCTCTGCCTGTGCACTCTTGGACATGTCTGACCTGTACAGCCAGGGTTGTCCCTGCACTGGCTGGGCCCCTCTGTCTCTAGAGAGAGTCCAGGCAGGCCTAGGGCCACTTCTCAGGGGAAGACAGGATGGCCCCATGGAGCCAGCCACCCTGAGGTTCCAGGGCTCTGTCCTCCTCTAGCCTTGAGGCACAGCCCTCCCCTGGAGAAGACCCTCTGCCTAGGGCAGTATCCACGGCAGGACCCTTTCTAATTGGTCCAGTGCCCTGTCCCATTGATGGGAACTCAGAAAGGCCACCTCCGCCTATGAGTTCTGAAGGACAGAGGGCAAACAGGTAGATCCCATCAGTGGCTCAGCTATAGGCAAGAGAAGAGATGGGGACACAAAAAGGACCCTGAGTTGGGGAGCTGGTGGACATAGCCAGAGCTCTGGGGACCCCTGGCCTGGCGGAGCCCTGGGCAagccccccaccccaggcctgcaTGGTGTCTGTAAGGGATGGCTGGATTGGGTCTGCCTCCCAGCCACACACCAGCCACCCCTGCTTTCGTCCCCTCTTCCTCTAACAGTGGAGACCAGGCAGCGGAGTGCTTCCGTTGCCCCAGGAAGTTGGGCCGTACTTCCCTGGCCACCCCCCAATCCTCCAGGTCTCCCAGGTTTCTTCAGCCTGATCACAAACAGGACCTGGAGTGTGTATGGCAGCCTGGTCATGGCCGGGCTGCAGTGTGGACAGCAGAGACCGGCTCAGAAGGGCTGGTGAGCATGGGCTCCCCCCGGAGCACCCAGCTGGCCACAGGTACACAGGACTGCCTCACTGAGGGATGCCGGAAGGCAGACTAGACAACCTGAGGGTGGCAGGCGGGTGCAACAGGCTGGGGCGGGGCCCCCGAGTCAAGAAAGAAAGACTTTGCCAGGaagttgctttctttatttttcttctaaactcAAATAGACTAGGAGAAGGGTCGCCCTTCACTGGGAAGTCAATGGCGGCCTGGGAGACTTGGACTCTCTCTGGAGGGCCCCGGGGACCATCCTAGGTGGGCAGGAAGGGGAGGCCCCCACGGCAGGGAGACAAGGCTTTTCTGTTGAAAGCTGGTTTCCAGGCCCAGAGGGACAGGAAGCACCGTGGATGGCTCTTCACTGTGAGTGTCTTTTATGACAGTTTGGTTACTGCTCGTGGTATTGTGGGAACCAGGCGAGAAGTGGCAAAGGGCACTCGGAGTGAGAGAAACCAAACTATTTTGTGCCGCGGGCCCAGAGGAGATCCGCACTCCAGATTCTGAGCGCCCCTCCCCAGTGTTCCCCAGCCTGTGTAGGCTCTCTAGTGTGGTACATTTTCTAGTCTAAAATGATACATAGCTGTGCACGAGGTTTCGAAAACCCGTATATGATTATGTGTGTTTTCAAGCAGGAAGCGTGTTTACAAAAGCAGAGCTGGTCAGGGAGACTGGCTCCTCTTACAAGGACAGTAGTTAGGTCCTAGGGAAAGTCCTTTACAGTACAAAAAGAAGGAGCGAATGGTGCCAATTAGGTTCCCTGAAAACCAGATGGGGGTCGGATAGCTCCCTCCCTTTCCCAGGCACTACTTTTTACAGACAATGCCTGAGTTTACTGATCTCCAGGCGAGTCGGTTACCCAGCAGTCTCAGGGTTTCAACTTACACAAGTACGAGCTCAGCCTGGAGGGTCAGAGCACCCATGGGGGAGTCCTGGACCTGCACCCCGAAGAGGTCAAGGGGAGAGAGCTGGAGGCCGGCACAGACGATGCTGGTGGAGAGGTCATGACAGGGGCCCATCCAGAGGCCACAGATCCACACCCACCCCCAGACTCTTCAACCCCAGAGAACAGGGAGCAAGAGCTCAGAAATCGGGGCTGGGTGCCCATCGCCAGCAGTAAGTGGCAGAGAGCCTGGGCACCTGGCAGGCTGGTGCTTAGAAAGCAGGGTGATCATCAAGAGGAAAGGACAGAGGATAGAGGACAGGGGCACAGCCTGGGCCCCACGCTGTCATGGGCTGGAGAGAGCAGGAAGGAGAGTGAGGAAGGCCTGAAGCGTTCGGCCAAATTGCAAGACTCCATGAGCCACAGCACAGAAGCCACAAGGCTGTGACTGCGAGGCGATGGAGACGTGGGGCCCCTGGCTCCCGAGGAATCCTCGCAGTTCCGTGGATTTACGGGACTAGGACCACAGACTCCGGATCCGGGCAGGTCTGAGCTAGATGTCCACGGTCCGTGCAGATGGCCATGACCCACATGTATGCTGAGGAACCACACCTGCACTTCCTAGCCGCGGCTGCTGGGATGTCCAGTAGCCCTGACCACTGAGACGTCACAGTGCCCATGAGCTCTATGCTGTGGTCACTCTTGCTCAGAgtcctgcctccccagccctcccagctGGTTCCCACTGCAAGGCATtctcctctctctgcccctcaGTAGCTCTCAGGGGGATCCCTGTCTCTTCCCTCCTATTTCCAATGGCCTGGGGCGCAGAGGGTGGCCATGTGTTGGCCTCTCTGCAGTGCTGACCTCTGCTTCCTGGACACTGCTCCTCCTAAGGAACCAGGGATCCCCCTTCCTCGCAGCTCTCGTCACGCCTCCCCCGCCCCTGCACCCCATGCCCAGCTCTGTCTAGCGTTCCCTCTTCCCAGACGCCTGGTGACCTGTCATCTGGCGCCAGTAACCAGGTCTTTGTTTCAGGCCCCCTTTCTGATCCAGGCCCGTGGGTCTCTCCTCTTCCCCAGGGGCTTTTCCACTTGCCACACCCAGCCAGGGCCACCCCTGAGAGGGACTCTGAGTGGCTGGGAGCTCTTGCTGCTCAGGGCACTGGGGGAGCTGGGGCTGAAGCCTGGGTGCCCTGGTGCTCACACGGTCTCCGACTGCTTGCTCCACCTCTAGCCAAGTGGATGAGGCCCTTTGACCCCCGGGATACCGTGGAGGGCGAGTTCTACCTGAGCACGGGGAAGCCGGTGAAGGTGCCCATGATGAGCGCGGAGGACCTGACCATCCCCTACTTCCGGGATGAGGAGCACTCCTGCACGGTGGTGGAGCTCAAGTACGAAGGCAACGCCAGCGCGCTCTTCATCCTCCCCGATGAGGGCAAGATGGAGAAGGTGGAAGCCGTGTTGCTCCCAGAGACCCTGAAGAAGTGGAAAGACTCGCTGCAGATGCGGTGCGTCTCCCAGGACCTGGTGCTGACGGTGCCCCCTGCATCCCGGCCCCTGGGGCCCTGCAGCCCTCCACCCCAGGGTCTCACCAGTGTCCAGGGGCACTGTGGTGGAAGAACCCATGCGGGGACAGGTGTTATCTGAGGTCATTTTCCCCTTTGCTGCCTGGGTGGCTGTAGCCTGGTTTCTGCTTCTTTAAGAGGACATCCAGTGTAACCAGGCTGCCTGACTCGGACTTGTTCCAAGTCACGAGCCGTCCCCAGCACAGTCCCCAGCACTCACGCCTGCCTtctcctggcctcagcctcttgaaGGTGGAGCCCCGTCCTGTGGTCCTTGTCCTCGTGGGGTGATTTTGAGAATTTGATGGGGTAATGGACAGGAAGACACTTATAGAGCAGAGAGGGCAAGGACCTGCCTCGATGCTAACTTGAGGCTACAGATTAAGCCCAAGCACTTCCAGAGGGGCACCTGCTGGGGCTACCGACTCTCAGCCCTCCTCACACCAGATCCCAGAGACCCCGGGACACCCGGCTCCCACCCATCGGTCCACTTACCCTCTCCTTCCAAacactccctttccttctttgctAGCACAGAGCAGGTCTCTCCAAAGGCAAACAGGATGCACCCACGGAACTCTAGGGTTAAGGGAGACACAACCTCCTTGCACTGGGCAGCTGTAAGACCAAGCAGCGACAAGAGTATTAAGGGGGCAGGTGTAGGGGCATAGGCCTGTactcccagcatctcaggaggctgaggcaggagggccgcgagttcaaagccagcctgaacaatgtagcgaggccctcagcaactcagtgagaccctctctctaaataaaatacaaaatagggatgtggctcagaggttgaggaccctgggctcaatccccagttccaaaataaaaaaaggagagagagaattaaaGGGGCCTTAAGCCAACGGAGGGGTGCTCAGAGGTGGgaggcagctctgctccaccCTTCACCAGGCCCTGAGGACAGCATCCAGCGGGAAGCAGCCCTGCCTTAAGGAGCTCGCAGGCAGCAAGACAGAAACCTGAGCTTGACCAGTTCAGGACCCCCAAGCCCTGCAATACAGCTGGACCTCTCAGCAGCCCCAGGTCTTCCATGTCTCACCTCCGACCCGTCCACCCttatccctctcctctccctccacccaCAACAAGACCGCCCTCCATGCTGTAGAACACCCCCCCCCGGCTTCCCTCCTTCCTGTAAGTTCTTCCACCTGCCTGGGGCCCCCTTCACCCACTGGTCCTCCTTGTCCTTGGAGACTGATATGCCTCCTACAGGAAGTCCTCCTGGTGCCTGTGGAGCAAGATGCTGTGCAGCCAGTGTGGCTGCCCCGGCCCTGGCCAGTCTCTCAGTTCATTGTGAGGTCCCTGTTAGGGTGAAGGTGACCCTGGCTGAGCTGCCAGCTGGGGGAAGGGCAGGACTCCAGGCCCAGGCTGGCACACTGCCCGGCCCAGGTAGACTTTCCTAGATGCTCATGGATAAGTAATGAATTAAGAGCAACACAAGAGATCAAGGAAGAGGACATCTTTCCTGCAAGAAGGGGTAGCTGGGGAGGAAACTGGGGGCCCCTgctgcagggcaggggagggtAGCAAGGGACTCAAGTGATGTTCAGATCTTGCTTTTCTCATTCCTTAGGTGGATAGATGAGCTCCATCTGCCCAAGTTCTGCATCTCAAGTGACTTCTCTCTGGAAAGCATACTTCCCCAGCTGGGTATTCGGGAAGTCTTCTCCAGGCTGGCTGACCTGTCAGGGATTACAGGGAACAAGAACTTGATGGTCTCTCAGGTGAGTCTGAACCAGGCAGTTCACCCGCCATGCCTAAACTTGAAGAGTGAAGGCCAGGTGGACATTTGGGGAATCTCGAATGTGTACAAATAACTGTATTTCTCAATAGCCAATCACCCTCCCTGGGTCTTCCCCAAGCCCAGAACAGCAGAGGTACAGCCCAGTTCCTCCTGCAGGGTTGCGGGCTGGTCACCACCCACCCCCAAACACACAGACGGGACCACGAGACATGGGAGCCCTTcacagggaggaggctgggcctgggctggACAGCGGCAGACACCGCCTCATGCTCCCCTCCAGTGAAAAGCAGGTGCAGCCTTCCCGTCAGCCTTTATCTGTAACACAGGGGCACGAGTTCTTGGGTAGTCCGCAGTTTCTGGCAGGGTAGGTAAAGGTGACAGGTAATAGTGATGGCTACAAGGCAATTGTGCTGAAAGACACTGACTATGAGAGACGATGGCATGGGACCCTCAGACTGGGCTTCTAGAGGCACAATAGCAGAACCGGGGGCCGGGCAGTCCTGCAGCGTCCCTGTGCTCTGCGCTCACGGGAGCACAGGAACGGAGGCACATGTGCCCAGGAGGGGAACTGCGAGGTCCAGGGATGCAAAACCACGTCCTATGCAAAGTTGCTCAGTACCCCAAAGAGATTGGAGTAGGGGAGACTCTGGAGCCTGTGCTGCCCGAGGAGCAGCTGCTTCATGGCTGGGGGTCACCAGGAAGCTGCACTCAGGAAAAACGCCTGGCTTGCCCTCATGCCTCCCCCACCAGTCGTGGGCACTTGGGGGGCAACGTGGAGGACTCAGACAGACAGCACCCAGATTGGGGTGGCCTCTCTGATCTAGTGCCCTTTATCTGGACGGCTGAGCAAATTACCCCTTCCTCTGAGTCTCAGTGTTCACATCTGTGCACAGGGACAGCACAAAGCCAGTAGACAAGGTGGTTGGGAGCAGCAAACCAGTTAGCAGCCCAGACAGGCCAGCGCGGGCCCGCGATGCGTCGGCTCCCTAGGAGCACGCAGGCAGGCTACTTCCCTCCCGCCAACCCTGTCCCAGGGACTAATGCACTGTGTCCCCACAGGTGGTCCACAAGGCTCTGCTCGATGTGACTGAGGAGGGGACAGAAGCAACTGCTTCCACTGGAGTCAAAGTTACCTTCCTGTCTGCAAAGCTGGGCCCAAAGACCATTGTGAATTTCAACAGGCCCTTTCTGATGGCCATCGTCCATACAGACAGCAACGTCAACCTCTTTCTGAGCAAAGTCACCAACCCCAAGCAAAACTAGAGACCCCCCTTGAGCAGCGGAGCACCAAGAGTCAGGGATGCAAGTCCAGGGCATGGGCCTCCGGACATAGCCTGGCGTGGGCGCAGTGCACCCAGAGATGCCCAGCCTCGTCCGCTCCTCCTTGGGAAGGTAATGGCACCTGCGTGTGTGGCTCCCACGTGCACAGAGATCCTGTGGACCGTTCAGCCCGAGGCTCTGCGGTCTCCTGACAGCAATAAACACCTCCTTGCCTGGACTCTCCCCCGTGtcttctctgctctctggctCCCTGCTCCGCCGGTGTCCCAGAGTCAAGCCTCCTGACCTCTCAAGCAGGTTCATCCCACCTGGGGTCTGGGCTCCTTCTACCTTCATCTTCAGCAGCCTGGCTGAACCATACGAGTTATGGCCAAGCTCACCTGGACCTCAGGACCAGGGCAGAGAGGAGACCCTGTTGCCCTCTCTCCCATTCTGGCTTCCAGAGTCACCTGGTCCCCAGTTCTCGACTTCCTCCCTTGCCCAAGGTCCAGTTTCTGCCCACCTGCTGTCTCTGCAGGGACGTCCCTGACCCCTTCCTCCTGCAACTGAGGGGGTCTTCTGGAGGGATCACCTCTTCTGCACCCCAGCACCCCCATGGGGGAGAAGAGTTATTTTCCAGGTTCCCACTGAGTGCTTCAACTGCCTCCCCAGCTCCAAGATCTCGCCTGACAGATGGTCCCCTTCAGTCACCAGAATGCAGAGCTGGGGACCGACAAGTGACAAACACGCAACCTCACTGCAGCTCACCAAGCTGAAGGTGTTGGTAGGGCCACCTGACACCAGGGGAACACTTTCAATCACCGAGTGattctgttagtcagcttttcttcactgtgaccaaaatgcctgacatgaacaaattaaaggaggaaagatttgtt
The Sciurus carolinensis chromosome 2, mSciCar1.2, whole genome shotgun sequence DNA segment above includes these coding regions:
- the LOC124977894 gene encoding alpha-1-antichymotrypsin-like codes for the protein MPLLLALGFLVAGFCPAVLCHPCAVPGPGTLAQKGSEKDATPSNNLRLASSNANFTFSLYKQLASTKPSENVVFSPLSISTALVFLSLGARNTTLTEILQGLKFDLTETSEAEIHQGFQHLLHALSRPSEQLQLSTGNAMFIQDHMEVLTKFSEDTQRLYEAQALITNFQNPNAAEKSINDYVKKKTQGRIAELIREPSPQTMMVLVNYIFFKAKWMRPFDPRDTVEGEFYLSTGKPVKVPMMSAEDLTIPYFRDEEHSCTVVELKYEGNASALFILPDEGKMEKVEAVLLPETLKKWKDSLQMRWIDELHLPKFCISSDFSLESILPQLGIREVFSRLADLSGITGNKNLMVSQVVHKALLDVTEEGTEATASTGVKVTFLSAKLGPKTIVNFNRPFLMAIVHTDSNVNLFLSKVTNPKQN